A single genomic interval of Zingiber officinale cultivar Zhangliang chromosome 4A, Zo_v1.1, whole genome shotgun sequence harbors:
- the LOC121969897 gene encoding uncharacterized protein LOC121969897, with protein sequence MASVMLLMRHKVLVNSSFTCKFWVRAFQSFGNDLRQILPASTDTISVKLPQIISPNQGNLEKDFRIELFDTELLGVSLSHMESSNQMEGDRETRSSSMVINNEPVCSSRLDKTSLDFEEIEELMLHKRLVYKLDKGSKEFEEYNLRLHRKKSMNKCHERANQTEFRKEQKELQKKQSQRVAKPSKVSKYFEQEAESSHVTKDEVVKSSITEGKRVRTPTFNQLTDPYHLPFCLDIYVSKGSVRACIVHRLTSKVVAVAHSISKDMKFELKSRKDAIACASVGEVLAQRAIEDDIHNVVYTPRKGESIEGKIQIVLQSIIDHGVDVKVKLKLKQKRPLKK encoded by the exons ATGGCATCAGTCATGCTCTTGATGAGACACAAAGTTTTGGTAAATTCATCATTTACTTGTAAATTTTGGGTAAGAGCTTTTCAATCCTTTGGAAATGATCTCAGACAGATTTTGCCAGCCTCAACCGATACTATTTCTGTCAAGTTGCCACAGATCATCTCACCTAACCAAGGTAACTTGGAAAAGGATTTCCGAATTGAGCTTTTTGACACAGAGCTTTTGGGGGTTTCTTTAAGTCACATGGAATCTTCAAATCAAATGGAAGGGGATCGAGAAACTAGGTCTTCTTCGATGGTGATCAATAATGAGCCTGTTTGTTCGTCTAGATTAGATAAGACTTCATTGGATTTTGAGGAGATTGAGGAGTTGATGCTTCATAAGAGGTTGGTCTACAAGCTTGACAAAGGTTCTAAAGAATTTGAAGAATATAACTTACGCTTACATCGGAAGAAATCAATGAATAAGTGTCATGAGAGGGCAAATCAAACTGAGTTTAGGAAAGAACAAAAGGAGCTTCAAAAGAAGCAGAGCCAAAGGGTTGCAAAACCATCAAAGGTGTCAAAATATTTTGAACAAGAAGCAGAGAGTTCTCACGTTACAAAAGACGAGGTTGTAAAATCTTCAATAACGGAGGGAAAGAGGGTGAGGACACCTACATTTAACCAACTCACTGATCCATATCATCTGCCATTTTGTTTGGATATATATGTTTCAAAAGGGTCTGTTCGTGCTTGCATTGTTCATAGATTAACAAGTAAGGTTGTTGCTGTAGCGCAttccatttctaaagacatgaagTTTGAACTGAAATCTCGGAAGGATGCAATAGCTTGTGCTTCTGTTGGAGAAGTTTTGGCCCAGCGTGCAATTGAGGATGATATTCATAATGTGGTCTATAcaccaagaaaaggggaaagtATTGAAGGGAAAATTCAGATTGTACTTCAGTCCATCATTGATCATGGTGTTGATGTGAAGGTGAAGCTGAAACTGAAGCAAAAGCGCCCTCTCAAG AAGTAA